The region GCCGTTTCGTCAGCAAGGACCAGTCGCGCGGCGTGCCAGTACATTTGCGTAACGCGCCGACCAAACTGATGAAGGAACTCGGTTACGGTCACGAATACCGCTATGCGCACGACGAACCCGATGCCTACGCGGCCGGCGAGACCTATCTGCCGGACAACATGCGCGACCCGCATTGGTACGAGCCGACGCCGCGCGGTCTTGAAGGCAAGATCGGCGACAAGATGGCGCGTCTCGCCGAACTCGACGCGCAGTGGCGCAGCGAGAACAAGCCTAAAAAGGGTTAAGCGTCTTCGCTGGTGCTTCTGCTGCTTCTGCGGCTGTTTCAGATGCCGAATCGCCATTCCGCACGCCTTGACCATCTAACGTACCGGCCGCCCGCGCCGGTGCGCTAAAATCCCAGCTTCATATAACGAACACCCGCCCCATCCCATGCTCGACATCCAGCTGCTGCGCAAAGACCTCGACGGCGTCGCCAAGCGCCTCGCCGACCGCGGCTATACCCTCGACGTGGCGGCCTTTACCGCGCTCGAAGCGGAACGCCGCGACACCCAGACCCGTACCGAAGAGATGCAGGCGCGCCGCAACACCCTGTCGAAGCAGATCGGCGGGATGAAGGGGCGGGGCGAGGACACCTCGGCGCTGATGGCCGAAGTGGGCGGTATCGGCGACGAGATGAAGGCGTCGGCGGCCAAGCTCGAGGATATCCAGAAGCGTCTGTCCGACCTGCTGCTCGGCGTGCCGAACCTGCCGCACGAAAGCGTGCCGATGGGTCAGGACGAAACCGGGAATGTCGAAGTGCGCCGCTGGGGCACGCCGCGTCAATTCGATTTCGAGGTGAAGGATCACGTCGACGTGGGCATGCCGCTCGGCCTCGATTTCGAGACCGGCGCGAAACTGTCGGGCGCGCGTTTCACGTTGCTGCGCGGCCAGATTGCGCGGCTCCATCGCGCGCTGGCGCAGTTCATGATCGACACGCATACGCTGCATCACGGCTATACCGAGGTGTACACGCCGTACATCGTGAATCCGGAGATTCTGTACGGCACGGGCCAACTGCCGAAATTCGCCGACGACATGTTCCGCGTCGAGAAGGGCGGCGACGAAAACACGGTCACGCAGTATTTGATTTCGACGTCGGAAATTTCGCTGACGAACACGGTGCGCGACAGCATCGTCGAAGCGGATACGCTGCCGATCAAATTGACCGCGCATTCGCCGTGCTTCCGCTCGGAAGCGGGTTCGTATGGCCGCGACACGCGCGGGCTGATCCGCCAGCATCAGTTCGACAAGGTCGAAATGGTGCAGATCGTTGCGCCGGAAGCTTCGTATGATGCGCTGGAGCAGATGGTCGGCCACGCAGAGACGATCCTGCAGAAGCTTGAACTGCCGTACCGCGTGATCACGCTGTGCACGGGCGATATGGGTTTCTCGGCTGCCAAGACGTACGACCTGGAAGTGTGGGTGCCTGCGCAGAATACGTATCGCGAGATATCGAGCTGCTCGAATACGGAGTCGTTCCAGGCTCGCCGGATGCAGGCGCGCTTTCGCAATGCGCAGGGCAAGCCGGAGCTGGTGCATACGCTGAACGGTTCGGGTCTGGCGGTTGGCCGTACGCTCGTGGCTGTGCTGGAGAATTTCCAGAACGCGGATGGGTCGGTGACGGTGCCGGCGGCGTTGCGTCCGTACCTTGGTGGGGTGGAGCGGCTGGAAGTGCCGGCGGCTTGATTGGTGCTGGGCTGATGCAGCGGCTGAGGCCGCTGCGATTGCCAAGTCTCTTCGAAATTTTTTGGTCGAGGGGCTTGGAAATCGGATTTAGCTGTTCTATAATCTTTCTCTCCCAAGCAACGACCCGCTTGGATCTGATTCACTTAGCAACTAAGCAGCACTCGTTGCAGTGAGTTGGAAGACCCGGAAAGGTGGCAGAGTGGTCGAATGCGCTGGACTCGAAATCCAGTGTACCTTTAGGGGTACCGTGAGTTCGAATCTCACCCTTTCCGCCAAATTTAGAAACAGGCCCTTCGGGGCCTGTTTTCGTTTCTGGCCGCCAACAACCCGCCAAACGCGCAAGTGCGAACGTCGCTTCACGCCATCGGGCTCCCTTGGGTTCCAGTGGCAGTCCCCGGACATCCGGGTCACATTATGGGTGTTTCCAGCGAAAGCCGGCTTGAGTCTGGCGTATTAAACGTCGCGCCAGCGGCCCGGATAAGCGATTCAGTTTGGCGAATGTGCCTGCCTGAATTCGATGCGTGTCGCCGGACCATCAGATCGATTCGAGTTCGTGATCCGTCAAGTCATGGTGAAAAATAAGTGACACTTCCCGAGTCGCCTGAGTGCCTGTAAAGTCATACAGCGTTTTCGCGTCGGGCTCAAAAATACAGACACCAAACGCACAGCCACAACGATGTCCCGAGCAGTTTGCAAAACCAGTTTTGTAAAACAGGCTTTAAAAGGGGATTCACATGTCAGTCGGCAATTCGGTCGTTGACACGACCGCCAGCACCGCCAAATATAAAGTCATCAAGTGGTCGATTATCGGGCTGTGCATCGCCATCGGCGCGCCACTCGCCATCTTGTTGGTCAAAGGCCTGGTCGGCCTGATCCTCGCGGCGGTGATCGGGCTGGCGGCGATCAACTTCGGTCCCGTTCTCGCCATGAAGTTCGCGAACCAGAAGGTCAAGATGTTCGTGAACGAAGCGAAGTCGAACCCGATCGAGACGCTCTACAACGAACTGGCCGAAAAGCAGGCAGGCGCCGAGCGGTTCAAGAAGAGCATCACCGACTTCCGCACCGAAGTGAAAAACTTCGAAGACAAAACCGCGCAGTTCAAAAAGCAGTATCCCGAAGACGCGGACCGTTTCGAGACCCAACTCGCGACGATGAAAAAACTGCTCGCGTTTCGCGAGGGGCGCTATAAGCAGGTGCAGGACGAACTCAAGCGATTTTCCGACGCGATCGATCGGGCCAAAGCACTGTGGGATATGTCGCAATCCGCACAACGCATGAACAAGATTGCCGGCATGCAATCCAGCGACACTTTCGCGCAAATCAAAACGGACGCCGCGCTCGACTCCGTGATGAACTCGGTCAATAAAGCATTCTCCGAAATGGAAACGTCGCTGATGGAAAGCGCTGAAGTGCAGCAAGCCAAGGCTGCTACCGAGATGGGTGCTATCAATCCGCCCGCTCAGCAACTCGGCTCGCCCGCGGCACCCAAATAATCAGGCGCTCACCGCTCGACCACTCAACTCGATCAAAAAACAATGAAGAAAATCCTGGGTTCGGTTCTTTTCCTGATCTTGTTGGCTGCCGGTTGGTATATCCACGAAGGCGGCCTGAAAAATCCTCTCAACAGCGGCCAGAGCACCGACAAAGACACCGTCGCGGTGAACGGCGTGGACACCGGCAACAACAGCAGTGCCGACGTCAAACCGACAGCCCCGAGCAACCCGGACGGTTTCGTGCCCAACAAGGACACGCTGAAATCGATCTTGAGCAACGGCGTCGTGCGCGTCAGCGTCGAAAATCCATCGCGGCCGTTTTACTCGGAAGACAGCGGCAAGCCGCAAGGCTTCAACGTCGACTTCGCCAATCTGCTGTTCGCGCAGAAAGAGTTCACCTCGGGCGATCATTCGATCGTCACGGTCGACACGCATCACGGCGTGGACACGTATCCCGCGGTCCCCGATCAGCTGACGAAAACCGACAAGCAGGGCAACGCGGTGGTCGACGTCGCCATGGACGGCCTGACGTTTCCCGACAACACCCCGAGCGGCGTGGTCTATTCGATCCCCTATGTCGAGGACTTCGGCTATTCGTTGATCGTGGCCAAGGGTTCGCCGGTCCGCTCCGCGGCCGATCTGGCGGGCAAAACAGTCGGCGTGCTGCAGGGCGATCCAGACGTGAAAGCGTTTGTCCAGAAAGCATTCCCGAATAGCAAAATCGTCGAGCTATCGGATGCGAGCATCGAGGGGCAGCGATCCTGGATGTCGCACTTCCTGGACGAGCATCAGGTCGACGCCATCGTCTACGACTATCCGTTTGGCGTGTCGGAGATCAAAGGCACCGACCTGACGTTCGCGGTCACAAAGCTGGACGGGTCCAACCTCGCGTACAAAATCGGCGTACGCAAGGAAGACAGCGCGCTGCTGATCTACCTGAACTCCGCGATCGCGAAGGTCAAGCAGTCGCCGGCGTATCTGGACCTGTTGCGTAAATATTTCATCAGCGACCAGGTGCTCACCACCGCGGCGACCGGCGGCGAGAAGACTTACGTGGTCCGCTCCGGCGACACGCTGAATGCCATTGCCGCGAGTCAGTTGGGAAGCGGTGCGCGATTTGTGGACGTGCAGAGGCGCAATAACCTTCCAAACCCCAACCTCATCCTGATTGGCCAGCACCTGATCATTCCGGTGCGCTGACGCGGTTGGTTTTTCTGCCGGGCTCTCGTGGCCCGGCATGAACAATAATCCTTGGGCGATGGCCGCCTGCGCCGCCTGCGCCGACCGACGCGACGACGCGACGACGTGCTGTCCGCGAGACTCGTCGGCGAGGGCGATTTCAGCGTGTCCGGCCTCAAGCCGGCCTCAAGCTCTACCGCGCGCAGATGTGGAGCGAACGCATACCCGTCGACTATGACGAACGCTTAGCATTGCACATCATCTGCGCGCGGGGCATCAAGCGCGAGCGGTTCGCCGACGCCGGCCCCAGGCAAGCAGGCCCCAGGCAAGCAGGCCCGGCCCGGCTCTCGGAGGCCGTCCGGCGATCCTCTGTACAATTGGCCGATCGTCATCATCGACCCACCTCGACCGAATTCATGGCCATTACCTACAAGACTCCCGACGACATCGCTAAACTGCGCATCTCCGGCCGCCTCGCGGCCGACGTGCTGGCGATGATTGGCGAGCACGTCAAGGCCGGTGTCTCCACCGACGAGCTCGACGCGCTGTGCAACGACTACATTGTCAATACGCAAAAGTCGATTCCGGCAAATGTCGGTTATTTGGGGTTTCCCAAGACCGTCTGCACGTCCGTCAACCAGGTGGTGTGCCACGGCATTCCCAACCGCAACGAAATTCTGAAAGATGGCGACATCATCAATATCGACGTCGCGATTATCAAAGACGGCTATTTCGGCGACACCAGCCGCATGTATTGCGTCGGCCAGCCGAGCACGGTGGCGCGCCAGCTGATCGACACGACATACGAGGCGATGCTTGCCGGCATCCGCGAGGTCAAGCCGGGCGCTACGCTGGGCGACGTCGGCTCCGCGATCCAGAAGATCGCGCAGCGCGACGGCTTCTCGATCGTGCGCGACTACTGCGGCCATGGCATCGGCCGTGTCTACCACGAAGACCCGCAAGTGTTGCACTACGGTCAGCCGGGGCAGGGCGTGCGTCTGAAGCCGGGCATGGTCTTCACGATCGAACCGATGATCAACGCGGGCCGCGCCGGCACCGCGGTGCAACGTGACGGCTGGACGGTCGTCACCAAAGACCGTTCGTTGTCGGCGCAATGGGAGCACATGATCGCCGTGACCGAAGAGGGCTACGAGTTGCTGACACCGTGGCCGGACGGCACCGGCGATTACGAAGCGCCTTGAACGCCGTGGCCCAGCGCGCCTGACGAACCGGCTAGCGAGGCGGCGGGCGCTCAAATTGCGGCACAGATGGCTTGCGGCGCCTGCACCAAGGACCGGCGCTATGGTCCGATCCAGTAAATAAGGATTTGACTCGCGCGCCGGTTCGGTTAAAGCTATGCCTTGGTGTTTCAAGGGGTTTTCGTCCGCATGAGTCCGTCATTGACCGTTCGCCGTATCGCTGCTGATCAGGGCGCCGTTTTGCGCGAACTCCGCACTGCGTCGCTGCGGGAGGCGCCCTATGCCTTCTGCGAAACGCTAGAGGACGCGTTGTCGGCGGATGCCGCCACGTTCGGCGCTACCGCCGCCGAACACGCTGTTTCGGTTATCGTCACCAGTTTCATCCTCTATACCGAGGGCCATCCGGCAGGAATGATCGAAGCACATTTCGACGACACCGCGGCGCGCCGCGCGTTCGTCCGCGAGTTGTGGGTGGCGCCGGCCGTGCGTCATCTGCGAGGCGGCGAGCTGCTGGTCGATACCGCCAGCGCCTGGCTCGCCGGCGAAGGCGCCATGGAAATCTACGCATGGGTCGCCGACGCCAACCGCAATGCGATGCGCTTTTATGAGGCGCTTGGCTTCGGTCCGACCGGCGAGCATCGGCGCGTCGCGTGCGCGCCCGAGCAGGCCGAAAGCCTGCTGGTGCGCCACGTGCCGACCACGTCGCAGGTGTTTCAGCAGTGATCCCGCGAGCGGCGCGTCAGTCTGCCGCTCAAATCCCATCCGCGTCGCTACAGCGTTCATGGCCGAGTTCATGGCCGAATCAGCGGCCTAAGCGCGGCCTGAACGACCGGGGCGTGGTCACGTCATGGGTATTCGGGCCGCAGGGGCGCGTTCTCCCGGCAAAAAAACTCGCTCCCTGCCTGGACGCCTGTAAAATACGCAAAATTTTTTGCCGAACGCTATGTCGCCCAAGAAATCGCCCTTTTTCGAACTCC is a window of Paraburkholderia phytofirmans OLGA172 DNA encoding:
- a CDS encoding GNAT family N-acetyltransferase, encoding MSPSLTVRRIAADQGAVLRELRTASLREAPYAFCETLEDALSADAATFGATAAEHAVSVIVTSFILYTEGHPAGMIEAHFDDTAARRAFVRELWVAPAVRHLRGGELLVDTASAWLAGEGAMEIYAWVADANRNAMRFYEALGFGPTGEHRRVACAPEQAESLLVRHVPTTSQVFQQ
- the map gene encoding type I methionyl aminopeptidase; protein product: MAITYKTPDDIAKLRISGRLAADVLAMIGEHVKAGVSTDELDALCNDYIVNTQKSIPANVGYLGFPKTVCTSVNQVVCHGIPNRNEILKDGDIINIDVAIIKDGYFGDTSRMYCVGQPSTVARQLIDTTYEAMLAGIREVKPGATLGDVGSAIQKIAQRDGFSIVRDYCGHGIGRVYHEDPQVLHYGQPGQGVRLKPGMVFTIEPMINAGRAGTAVQRDGWTVVTKDRSLSAQWEHMIAVTEEGYELLTPWPDGTGDYEAP
- the serS gene encoding serine--tRNA ligase, with the translated sequence MLDIQLLRKDLDGVAKRLADRGYTLDVAAFTALEAERRDTQTRTEEMQARRNTLSKQIGGMKGRGEDTSALMAEVGGIGDEMKASAAKLEDIQKRLSDLLLGVPNLPHESVPMGQDETGNVEVRRWGTPRQFDFEVKDHVDVGMPLGLDFETGAKLSGARFTLLRGQIARLHRALAQFMIDTHTLHHGYTEVYTPYIVNPEILYGTGQLPKFADDMFRVEKGGDENTVTQYLISTSEISLTNTVRDSIVEADTLPIKLTAHSPCFRSEAGSYGRDTRGLIRQHQFDKVEMVQIVAPEASYDALEQMVGHAETILQKLELPYRVITLCTGDMGFSAAKTYDLEVWVPAQNTYREISSCSNTESFQARRMQARFRNAQGKPELVHTLNGSGLAVGRTLVAVLENFQNADGSVTVPAALRPYLGGVERLEVPAA
- a CDS encoding transporter substrate-binding domain-containing protein; translation: MKKILGSVLFLILLAAGWYIHEGGLKNPLNSGQSTDKDTVAVNGVDTGNNSSADVKPTAPSNPDGFVPNKDTLKSILSNGVVRVSVENPSRPFYSEDSGKPQGFNVDFANLLFAQKEFTSGDHSIVTVDTHHGVDTYPAVPDQLTKTDKQGNAVVDVAMDGLTFPDNTPSGVVYSIPYVEDFGYSLIVAKGSPVRSAADLAGKTVGVLQGDPDVKAFVQKAFPNSKIVELSDASIEGQRSWMSHFLDEHQVDAIVYDYPFGVSEIKGTDLTFAVTKLDGSNLAYKIGVRKEDSALLIYLNSAIAKVKQSPAYLDLLRKYFISDQVLTTAATGGEKTYVVRSGDTLNAIAASQLGSGARFVDVQRRNNLPNPNLILIGQHLIIPVR